A portion of the Flavobacteriales bacterium genome contains these proteins:
- a CDS encoding rhomboid family intramembrane serine protease has product MKAKLNLQHFIFPSLFILLLALIEYLEFYWNIRFVKYGVLPRTFEGLKGILLSPLIHGDWKHLTNNAVPLFVLISSLTFFYRSIANEVFLWSWLMSGIWLWAIGRPSFHIGASGLVYALASFLFFSGFIRKHTRLMAISMFVVFLYGGMIWGIFPMQDNISWEGHLSGGFAGLILAYWFKENGPPKQIYQYEIDELLEEAEEEQQYHYDYKEKEKD; this is encoded by the coding sequence ATGAAAGCAAAGCTCAACCTTCAGCATTTTATTTTTCCGTCTTTATTTATTCTTCTACTAGCTTTAATAGAGTATTTAGAATTTTATTGGAACATACGTTTTGTAAAGTACGGTGTATTGCCAAGAACATTTGAAGGATTAAAAGGTATTTTATTATCTCCCCTAATACACGGCGATTGGAAGCATTTGACTAATAATGCAGTCCCCCTTTTTGTATTGATTTCTTCTTTAACCTTTTTTTATAGAAGTATTGCAAATGAAGTGTTTTTATGGTCTTGGCTTATGAGTGGCATTTGGTTGTGGGCTATTGGTCGACCAAGTTTTCATATTGGCGCAAGTGGACTGGTCTATGCTTTAGCATCTTTTTTATTTTTCAGTGGATTCATACGAAAGCATACTCGACTAATGGCTATTTCAATGTTTGTCGTTTTCCTATACGGTGGTATGATTTGGGGAATTTTTCCAATGCAAGATAACATTTCTTGGGAAGGGCATTTGTCAGGTGGCTTTGCTGGTCTAATATTAGCGTATTGGTTTAAAGAAAATGGACCCCCAAAACAGATTTACCAATATGAAATTGACGAACTGTTAGAAGAAGCTGAAGAAGAGCAACAGTATCATTACGATTACAAGGAAAAAGAAAAGGACTGA
- a CDS encoding DUF805 domain-containing protein, with translation MKNYLKVLRKYSVFKGRASRNEYWEFALINIIIIFLIGILEGAMGSEDSSSLPIGGIIYWLYTLFVFIPSIAVGVRRLHDTNRSGWMLLILLIPIIGTFWILVLTLLKGNESENKYGAVPEN, from the coding sequence ATGAAAAACTATTTGAAAGTATTACGAAAATATTCAGTATTTAAAGGACGAGCTAGTAGGAATGAATACTGGGAATTTGCTTTAATAAATATCATTATTATCTTTTTAATAGGAATATTAGAAGGTGCAATGGGAAGTGAAGACTCTTCAAGCCTACCAATTGGTGGTATTATATATTGGTTATATACCCTATTTGTATTTATTCCTTCTATTGCTGTAGGCGTAAGAAGATTACATGACACGAACAGAAGTGGGTGGATGTTGCTAATTCTATTAATTCCGATTATAGGGACTTTTTGGATTCTTGTGCTAACGTTGTTAAAAGGTAATGAAAGCGAAAATAAATATGGAGCCGTGCCTGAAAATTAA
- a CDS encoding T9SS type A sorting domain-containing protein — translation VDLEGQHRTMVDMNTMPKGVYFLEITTLNGSINQKIVLQ, via the coding sequence GTAGACTTAGAAGGCCAACACCGTACAATGGTAGATATGAATACTATGCCAAAAGGCGTGTACTTCTTAGAAATCACTACACTAAACGGAAGTATCAATCAAAAAATAGTGCTTCAATAA
- a CDS encoding ammonium transporter: protein MFFHNRRTFFIILSLVMLVLLFFSNHQTSPMQSVDINSADTAWMIVASALVLLMTPGLAFFYGGMVNKKNVISTMLQSFIALGIISLIWVLFGFSLAFGDSVNGWGIIGNPLQHLCLDNLDSKNSNIPYLLFALFQLKFAIITPAIITGSFAERIRFRSYLLFMILFCIFIYSPIAHTTWSPEGIFANFGNVIGITGFEGLHVLDFAGGTVVHMSAGLAALAGALYLGKRKEENSDPANIPFIILGTGLLWFGWFGFNAGSALAANYDAVIAFANTNIASASSMITWVLFDRFLNKKISAVGACIGAIVGLVAITPAAGFVSIPHSILIGFITALVCNLAMIKIKKSNRIDDTLDVFASHGIGGICGMILTAVFAKDVGLVYGEVNTFILHLIACVIVIVFAFFGSLLLYKIVDIILPMRVRQDQEERGLDLSQHGEEIV, encoded by the coding sequence ATGTTTTTTCATAATAGGCGTACATTTTTCATAATCCTTTCACTAGTTATGCTAGTGTTACTGTTTTTTTCAAATCATCAAACATCACCCATGCAGTCAGTCGACATTAATAGTGCCGACACTGCTTGGATGATTGTTGCCAGTGCCCTTGTTCTCCTTATGACGCCTGGCTTAGCCTTCTTCTACGGAGGAATGGTCAATAAAAAGAATGTTATTTCAACTATGCTGCAAAGCTTTATCGCTTTGGGTATTATTTCATTAATTTGGGTATTGTTTGGATTCTCTCTTGCATTTGGGGATTCTGTAAATGGATGGGGAATTATTGGAAATCCACTACAACACTTATGTCTTGATAATTTGGATTCTAAAAACAGCAATATTCCTTACTTATTATTTGCTTTATTTCAGTTAAAATTTGCCATAATAACACCTGCAATCATTACAGGTAGCTTTGCCGAGAGAATTCGGTTTAGAAGCTACTTATTATTCATGATATTGTTTTGCATCTTTATATACAGTCCAATTGCTCATACAACGTGGTCGCCAGAAGGTATTTTTGCCAATTTCGGTAATGTTATTGGCATTACAGGATTTGAAGGCTTACACGTTTTAGATTTTGCCGGCGGAACTGTTGTTCATATGTCTGCAGGTTTAGCAGCACTAGCTGGCGCTCTTTACCTAGGTAAAAGGAAAGAAGAAAACAGCGACCCAGCTAATATCCCTTTCATTATACTAGGAACAGGGCTATTATGGTTCGGATGGTTCGGATTTAATGCGGGTTCAGCACTTGCAGCAAATTACGATGCAGTAATAGCATTTGCCAACACAAATATCGCCTCAGCAAGCTCCATGATAACTTGGGTACTTTTCGATAGGTTTTTGAATAAAAAAATATCGGCTGTTGGAGCTTGCATAGGCGCTATTGTTGGTTTAGTTGCAATTACTCCTGCTGCAGGATTTGTTAGTATTCCTCATTCTATTTTAATTGGTTTTATCACTGCTTTAGTGTGCAACCTTGCTATGATTAAAATCAAAAAATCGAATAGAATTGATGACACTTTAGATGTATTCGCTAGTCATGGTATTGGCGGAATTTGCGGAATGATACTTACTGCAGTTTTCGCCAAAGATGTTGGTTTAGTATACGGAGAAGTAAACACTTTTATACTTCACCTAATAGCCTGCGTAATAGTGATTGTATTCGCCTTCTTTGGCTCGCTGCTTTTATATAAAATCGTTGACATTATTTTGCCAATGCGTGTTAGACAAGACCAAGAAGAAAGAGGCCTTGACCTTTCACAACATGGTGAGGAAATAGTATAA
- a CDS encoding CotH kinase family protein: MNLIRTLLFFLVLSFSISSGQELYQMDNITTIDIYFPITDWNDLMIDNYYSETYLMADSVVINGSMKDSVAVKYKGNSTFSETNDKNPLNISLDEFNDNQDYKGFRTLKLSSGYKDPSFLREVLSYEVARKYMQAPQSNFARVSINGNYHGLYSSSESVNSDFQRKYLYADKDNSRFKCNPVSTFNGGSSLEYLGADSASYYDYYELKSDFSWQDIIDLTNAINNNPQSIEQFLDIDRAIWMSAFNNVLVNLDSYLGPFRQNYYLIKDDNNRMNPVVWDLNESFGGFAMVNEGPGMGGPIDLTQLNPLLREGDQDWPLLDLIFSNPTYKRMYIAHMRTIINENFANGWYIERGLELQNLIKSSVQTDPNAIYSYSDFIANLNDDVTIEGGPGSGNKFGLSSLMESRIDYLESQAEFTATPPTINAISTTPTLVNIYSEANISVEVDNAESVIFGYRFRPYEVFTKLEMFDDGNHNDGQANDGIYGVSIDVDALDVQYYIYAENNDAGIFSPERAEHEFHFLPVVGDLVINEFMASNTSAVEDISSGLSEYDDWVELYNRGNSTINLLGYHLSDNENTLDKWTFPDVSIAPNEYLIVWLDNDLDATSGLHTNFRLSADGEELFLSTSNNFIIDALFYGELPSDFGYARVPNGSGAFVIQDHTHNANNGLGTAISEYTHNSNILVYPNPSNYLLHIVVPFANQIEAYDVLGKKQYTKQNIKNGIDIDVSNWKKGVYILKIDDEFRKISVQ; the protein is encoded by the coding sequence ATGAATTTAATTCGAACCCTTCTCTTTTTTTTAGTGCTGTCCTTTTCCATTTCATCTGGCCAAGAGCTTTACCAGATGGATAATATTACCACTATTGACATATATTTCCCTATTACTGACTGGAATGATCTGATGATTGACAATTACTACAGTGAAACCTACCTTATGGCAGATTCAGTCGTAATTAATGGCTCCATGAAAGATAGTGTTGCCGTTAAGTATAAAGGGAATAGCACATTTTCTGAAACTAATGACAAAAACCCTCTTAACATTTCATTAGATGAGTTCAACGATAATCAGGACTACAAAGGTTTCCGTACACTTAAACTTTCAAGCGGTTATAAAGATCCTTCTTTTTTAAGAGAGGTATTGTCTTATGAAGTGGCACGAAAGTATATGCAAGCCCCTCAGTCTAATTTTGCAAGGGTATCGATTAATGGTAATTACCATGGATTGTATAGCAGTTCAGAATCGGTAAATTCAGATTTTCAAAGAAAATATTTATATGCTGATAAAGACAACAGTCGTTTTAAATGTAATCCAGTCAGCACATTCAACGGAGGCTCATCACTAGAATACTTAGGTGCAGATTCTGCATCATACTACGACTATTATGAGTTAAAATCGGACTTTAGTTGGCAGGACATTATTGACTTGACTAATGCTATAAATAATAACCCACAAAGCATTGAGCAATTTCTAGACATTGATCGTGCAATATGGATGTCTGCTTTCAACAATGTTTTGGTCAATTTGGACAGTTATTTAGGTCCTTTTCGTCAGAACTATTACCTTATTAAAGACGATAATAACCGAATGAATCCTGTAGTATGGGATTTAAACGAATCTTTTGGGGGCTTTGCAATGGTAAATGAAGGTCCCGGAATGGGAGGGCCAATTGACCTTACACAATTAAACCCTTTACTTAGAGAAGGTGACCAGGACTGGCCATTGTTAGATTTAATATTCTCTAACCCTACCTATAAACGAATGTATATTGCTCATATGCGTACCATTATCAATGAAAACTTTGCTAATGGATGGTATATTGAAAGAGGTTTAGAATTGCAGAATTTAATCAAGAGTAGTGTTCAAACCGATCCAAATGCAATCTATAGCTATTCTGACTTTATCGCTAATCTTAATGACGATGTCACCATTGAAGGAGGACCAGGGAGTGGCAATAAATTTGGGCTAAGTTCCTTAATGGAAAGCCGTATTGATTACTTAGAATCTCAGGCCGAGTTTACTGCTACACCTCCAACAATTAATGCTATTAGCACCACACCTACCCTAGTTAATATTTATTCTGAAGCAAATATTAGTGTTGAGGTTGATAATGCTGAATCGGTAATCTTTGGTTACAGATTTAGACCCTATGAAGTTTTTACTAAGCTAGAAATGTTTGATGACGGCAATCACAACGATGGACAAGCGAATGATGGAATCTATGGGGTTTCAATAGATGTTGATGCACTTGACGTTCAATATTATATATATGCAGAAAACAATGATGCTGGAATATTTTCACCAGAACGAGCTGAACATGAATTTCATTTTCTGCCAGTTGTAGGGGATTTAGTAATTAATGAATTTATGGCATCAAACACTTCCGCCGTTGAGGACATTTCGTCAGGGCTTTCTGAGTATGACGACTGGGTAGAATTATATAACAGGGGAAATTCTACTATTAACCTATTAGGCTATCATTTATCGGATAACGAAAATACATTGGATAAATGGACATTTCCAGATGTAAGTATTGCTCCCAATGAATACTTAATTGTATGGCTAGATAATGACCTTGACGCGACTAGCGGATTGCACACAAATTTCAGACTGTCTGCTGATGGGGAAGAGTTGTTTTTATCTACATCAAATAATTTCATCATTGACGCTTTGTTCTACGGTGAGTTACCCTCAGATTTTGGCTATGCTAGAGTGCCAAACGGAAGTGGCGCTTTCGTTATTCAAGACCATACCCACAACGCCAATAACGGATTAGGAACAGCTATTTCCGAATATACACACAATTCAAATATATTGGTCTATCCAAACCCATCTAATTATTTACTGCATATTGTCGTTCCTTTTGCAAATCAAATTGAAGCTTATGATGTATTAGGCAAAAAACAGTATACAAAGCAAAACATTAAAAATGGTATTGATATAGATGTTAGTAACTGGAAAAAAGGCGTTTATATATTAAAAATAGACGATGAATTCCGTAAAATCAGTGTACAATAA
- a CDS encoding DUF2490 domain-containing protein, whose translation MMNKSSFVLLLFFPFLLLAQEQDFQLWTKVEVSHSLNKTVKLSFDQGYRLRENASLSDALFSNISLRYKINKPWSVAFGYRYINDFAIQTEVKHRLFTDLNFRKKHKRWEFKNRLRYQFQSNVSTLRDKMSATYNVRKTPLEPYTAFEIFYLNQSLNKWRYTFGVSYPISKALNLSLYYRLQQEFNSNSPQLYILGVGFDYDF comes from the coding sequence ATGATGAACAAAAGTAGCTTTGTACTTCTTTTATTTTTTCCTTTTCTCTTGTTAGCACAAGAGCAAGATTTTCAATTATGGACTAAGGTTGAAGTTTCACACTCATTAAACAAAACAGTTAAATTATCCTTTGATCAAGGGTATAGACTTAGAGAAAATGCATCATTATCTGATGCTCTTTTTTCGAATATATCTTTAAGATACAAAATCAACAAACCCTGGTCAGTTGCCTTTGGCTACCGTTACATTAATGATTTTGCTATACAAACGGAGGTTAAACACCGTTTGTTTACAGATTTAAACTTCCGTAAAAAACATAAGCGTTGGGAATTTAAGAATCGATTACGTTATCAATTCCAATCGAACGTTTCGACACTAAGAGATAAAATGTCAGCTACATATAATGTACGCAAAACACCTCTTGAACCTTACACTGCCTTTGAGATTTTCTACCTTAATCAGTCACTCAATAAGTGGCGCTATACATTTGGGGTGTCTTACCCCATTTCTAAGGCACTAAACCTCTCTTTATATTACAGGCTTCAGCAAGAGTTCAACAGCAATAGTCCACAATTGTATATCTTAGGTGTTGGATTCGATTACGATTTTTAA
- a CDS encoding DUF4956 domain-containing protein, whose amino-acid sequence MHSLLLLISDIELFGTDLFDQKDFIELLARSVFNFLIVGYIVRYLYYPATKNKDYLFTYLLISVTVFFLCFLLENVKLELGFALGLFAIFGIIRYRTDPIPIKEMTYLFVIIGISVMNALVNKKISHAEVVFTNLIFIALTYGLEKIWLLKHESRKNITFEKIELIVPEKRQELFEDLKQRTGLNITRVEVKSIDFLRDTAQLRIFFFDDEQK is encoded by the coding sequence ATGCATAGTCTATTATTATTGATTTCAGATATTGAGCTTTTCGGAACTGACCTTTTTGACCAAAAAGATTTTATTGAGCTACTTGCTCGTTCAGTTTTTAACTTTTTGATTGTAGGATATATAGTTCGCTATTTGTACTACCCAGCAACAAAAAATAAGGATTACTTATTTACCTATTTATTGATTAGTGTTACCGTCTTTTTTCTATGCTTTTTACTAGAAAATGTAAAGCTAGAACTAGGTTTTGCACTTGGGCTATTTGCCATCTTTGGGATTATCAGATACCGAACAGACCCTATTCCTATTAAGGAGATGACCTATCTATTTGTCATTATTGGTATTTCTGTGATGAACGCTCTGGTTAATAAAAAAATCAGTCATGCGGAGGTCGTATTTACCAACCTTATTTTCATTGCCCTAACCTATGGTTTAGAAAAAATTTGGCTGCTCAAGCATGAATCTCGAAAGAATATAACTTTTGAAAAAATAGAGCTAATTGTACCTGAAAAGCGACAAGAGTTATTTGAAGATTTGAAGCAAAGAACGGGCTTGAATATTACACGAGTAGAAGTTAAGAGCATTGATTTTCTTAGAGATACTGCTCAATTAAGAATCTTCTTTTTTGATGATGAACAAAAGTAG
- a CDS encoding polyphosphate polymerase domain-containing protein, translated as MQSIKNILDSFEPISLEQMDSVQLMNRTDTKFVFELELLGKVLNEIREHYYVLDINNKRMSAYRSLYYDTDDFEFYFEHHNGKTNRNKVRYREYIDSGLCFLEIKHKTNKGKTIKKRIKVDKIPNEIDTNANAFITSVIGEEKELVPKHWNKFNRITLVNKKMKERVTIDVNINFEGDNKTSELGNMVIAEIKQEKINHASVFMRIIKKNMVRPFRISKYCMATASLYPLLKNNNFKPKFIKINKLQHDA; from the coding sequence TTGCAGTCAATTAAAAACATATTAGACTCTTTTGAGCCCATATCTTTGGAGCAAATGGATTCGGTGCAGTTAATGAACAGAACAGATACCAAATTTGTTTTTGAATTAGAATTGTTAGGCAAAGTACTCAACGAAATTAGAGAACATTATTACGTTTTGGATATAAATAACAAGCGAATGAGTGCTTACCGTTCTTTGTATTACGATACCGATGATTTTGAGTTTTATTTTGAACATCACAATGGCAAAACAAACCGCAACAAAGTACGGTATAGAGAATACATAGATTCGGGTCTATGTTTCTTAGAAATAAAGCACAAAACCAATAAGGGGAAAACAATAAAAAAGCGAATAAAAGTCGATAAAATCCCTAATGAAATTGACACGAATGCCAATGCCTTTATCACTTCAGTGATTGGAGAGGAGAAAGAACTGGTTCCAAAACACTGGAATAAATTTAATCGCATTACGCTTGTCAACAAAAAGATGAAGGAACGCGTAACAATTGATGTAAACATTAATTTTGAAGGCGACAACAAAACATCTGAATTAGGGAATATGGTAATTGCAGAGATAAAGCAAGAAAAGATTAATCACGCTTCAGTTTTCATGCGAATCATTAAAAAGAATATGGTAAGGCCTTTTAGAATAAGCAAATATTGCATGGCTACTGCAAGCCTTTACCCTTTATTAAAAAACAATAATTTTAAACCAAAATTTATAAAAATTAACAAACTTCAACACGATGCATAG
- a CDS encoding Lrp/AsnC family transcriptional regulator: MSKSTLIDKLDLEILKLLSLNSKISFSEISNILKVSNTTIHVRIKRLQKLGIIKNFTITIDYDKLGFNYTCYMGVYLDKASKYDQALKELLKIDNITGMDFTTGKSSLFCKIRAIDSNDARQIISKIHKIEGINRTETFFSLEQLLNQKESLLSTITF; the protein is encoded by the coding sequence ATGTCAAAGTCAACTTTAATAGACAAATTAGATTTAGAAATACTCAAATTATTGTCTCTAAATTCAAAAATTTCATTTTCAGAAATATCTAATATTCTAAAAGTTTCCAATACCACTATTCATGTAAGAATTAAGCGTTTGCAGAAGCTGGGCATTATTAAAAACTTTACTATTACCATTGATTATGATAAGCTTGGCTTCAATTACACTTGCTATATGGGCGTGTATTTGGATAAAGCGTCTAAATACGACCAGGCCTTAAAAGAGCTATTAAAGATTGACAACATTACGGGCATGGATTTCACAACAGGAAAGTCGAGTTTGTTCTGTAAAATTCGTGCTATTGACTCTAATGATGCTCGTCAAATTATCAGTAAAATACATAAAATAGAGGGTATAAACAGAACCGAAACCTTTTTCTCCCTTGAACAATTACTCAACCAAAAGGAAAGTCTATTATCTACAATTACCTTTTAA